In Xiphophorus maculatus strain JP 163 A chromosome 18, X_maculatus-5.0-male, whole genome shotgun sequence, a single genomic region encodes these proteins:
- the LOC102227827 gene encoding leucine-rich repeat and fibronectin type III domain-containing protein 1-like protein — MDVLWLVLLSCLPSCLCDMLCPKRCTCQNLLPSYTVLCAKTGLLFVPPNIDRQTAELRLMDNFITTLRHRDFANMTSLIHLTLSRNTISQIRPYTFADLQDLHALHLDANRLTVLDDSHFQGLVNLRHLILANNQLHSISEGAFQDFLETLEDLDLSYNNLVDIPWDTVSLLVSVNTLSLDHNLIESVPEGIFSNLHKLARLDMTSNKLKKIPPDPLFLRIPVYAKMKGSPLTALVLSFGGNPLHCNCELVWLRRLTREDDLETCASPRDLAGKYFWTIREEEFVCEPPMITRHTSKMFVMEGQEVSLRCKSIGDPEPSTHWVSPDGKLIGNTSRTVCYENGSLDILKASVKDSGKFTCIASNAAGEATAPVELVVNASPHFGPKLEPDPGPSDIPTSIKSNVSGGQPRADPQRVSVSDLTSSSAVIRWPPQNHIPGVRMYQIQYNSSTDDILIYRMIPANHKYFLLSDLAAARDYELCVLAVYDDGVTTLTGTKMVGCVSFTTDSEYGRCHSIRDQFLGGTMIIIIGGIIVASVLVFIFILLMKYKLHSNHYKQKAAARHANVCSQTNGGGGGGASGVLALPPSAAGGAGVNKSCAPAAEGGASLRGTTVVDLNPSLDEDATSQ, encoded by the exons ATGGACGTCCTCTGGCTCGTCCTCCTGTCCTGCCTCCCGTCCTGCCTCTGCGACATGCTCTGTCCAAAGCGCTGCACCTGCCAGAACCTGCTGCCGTCCTACACGGTGCTGTGCGCCAAGACGGGCCTGCTCTTCGTCCCGCCAAACATCGACCGGCAGACGGCCGAGCTCCGGCTGATGGACAACTTCATCACCACGCTGAGACACCGAGACTTCGCCAACATGACCAGCCTG ATCCACCTGACCCTGAGCCGGAACACCATCAGCCAGATCAGACCCTACACCTTCGCCGACCTGCAGGACCTCCACGCCCTCCACCTGGACGCCAACCGCCTCACCGTCCTGGACGACTCGCACTTCCAGGGGCTGGTGAACCTCAGGCACCTGATCCTGGCCAACAACCAGTTGCACAGCATCTCAGAGGGGGCCTTCCAG gacttcctggAGACGCTGGAGGActtggacctgagctacaacAACCTGGTGGACATCCCCTGGGACACGGTGTCCCTGCTGGTGAGCGTCAACACGCTGAGCTTGGACCACAACCTGATCGAGAGCGTCCCCGAGGGAATCTTCTCCAACCTGCACAAACTGGCCAG GCTGGACATGACGTCCAACAAGCTGAAGAAAATCCCCCCGGACCCGCTCTTCCTGCGGATCCCGGTCTACGCCAAGATGAAGGGCTCTCCGCTCACGGCGCTGGTGCTGAGCTTCGGGGGAAACCCGCTCCACTGCAACTGTGAGCTGGTGTGGCTGCGGCGGCTGACCCGCGAGGACGACCTGGAGACCTGCGCGTCCCCCAGAGACCTGGCCGGGAAATACTTCTGGACCATCAGAGAG GAGGAGTTTGTCTGCGAGCCACCCATGATAACACGCCACACCTCCAAGATGTTTGTGATGGAGGGTCAGGAGGTCAGCCTGCGCTGTAAGTCCATCGGGGATCCGGAGCCGTCCACGCACTGGGTCAGCCCGGACGGGAAGCTGATCGGGAACACGTCCAGAACCGTCTGCTACGAGAACGGGTCGCTGGACATCCTGAAGGCGTCTGTCAAG GATTCTGGGAAATTTACGTGCATCGCGTCCAACGCAGCCGGCGAGGCCACCGCTCCCGTCGAACTGGTCGTCAACGCCTCGCCACACTTTGGGCCCAAACTGGAGCCGGACCCAGGGCCCTCAGACATCCCCACATCCATCAAATCCAACGTGAGCGGGGGCCAGCCCAGGGCCGACCCGCAGCGGGTCAGCGTGTCGGACCTGACCTCCAGCTCCGCCGTCATCCGCTGGCCACCACAGAACCACATCCCAGGGGTCCGCATGTACCAGATCCAGTACAACAGCTCCACCGACGACATTCTGATCTACAG GATGATCCCGGCCAATCACAAGTACTTCCTGCTGAGCGACCTGGCGGCGGCGCGGGACTACGAGCTTTGCGTCCTGGCGGTCTACGACGACGGTGTCACCACGCTGACTGGAACCAAGATGGTGGGCTGTGTCTCCTTCACCACCGACTCAGAGTACGGCCGCTGCCACTCCATCCGGGACCAG TTCCTGGGCGGCACCATGATCATCATCATCGGCGGGATCATCGTGGCGTCTGTGCTCgtcttcatcttcatcctgcTGATGAAGTACAAGCTCCATAGCAACCACTACAAGCAGAAAGCCGCGGCGCGTCACGCCAACGTCTGCTCCCAGACCAACGGAGGcggagggggcggagccagcGGTGTCCTGGCGCTGCCTCCGTCCGCCGCGGGGGGTGCAG GCGTTAATAAAAGCTGCGCGCcggcagcagagggaggagcTTCTCTCAGAGGGACGACCGTGGTGGACCTGAACCCGAGTCTTGACGAGGACGCCACGTCCCAATAA